Proteins found in one Pontibacter sp. SGAir0037 genomic segment:
- a CDS encoding FkbM family methyltransferase, producing the protein MQYYSQYGQDSFIVKNLFKHKRNGFSLDVGAYDGINMSNTFVLEKELGWKGICIEPNPVVYEQLKNNRSCTILNCCISDKVSNVQFMAVSGWGIMLSGILDFFDKGHIQRIDRTIEEHGGSKELIEIPSLPLQNILNEYNINEVDYCSIDVEGGELKVLDSIDFAKINTKILSIENNYGTEHIRNYLKPFRYSLLTKIGADEIYEKNSRNLLLILRFKMKMMKKDLSQFIKFLSNKKQ; encoded by the coding sequence ATGCAGTATTACTCACAATATGGACAGGATAGCTTTATAGTTAAAAACTTATTTAAACATAAACGGAATGGTTTTTCTCTAGATGTGGGAGCTTATGATGGTATAAATATGAGTAATACATTTGTTCTAGAAAAAGAATTGGGTTGGAAAGGCATATGTATTGAGCCTAACCCTGTAGTTTATGAGCAACTTAAAAATAATCGCTCTTGCACAATACTAAATTGTTGTATCAGTGACAAAGTTAGTAATGTACAGTTTATGGCTGTAAGTGGTTGGGGAATTATGCTGAGTGGTATCTTAGACTTCTTTGACAAAGGACACATTCAACGCATAGATCGCACAATTGAAGAACACGGAGGAAGTAAAGAACTTATAGAAATTCCATCTCTGCCGCTTCAAAACATTCTAAATGAGTATAATATAAATGAAGTTGATTATTGTAGTATTGATGTTGAAGGAGGAGAACTCAAAGTTTTAGATTCTATAGATTTTGCAAAAATAAATACAAAGATACTCTCAATTGAAAACAATTATGGAACAGAACACATTAGAAATTATCTAAAACCTTTTAGGTATTCCTTACTAACAAAGATTGGTGCCGATGAAATTTATGAAAAGAATTCAAGAAATCTACTTCTAATATTAAGATTCAAGATGAAAATGATGAAGAAAGATTTATCTCAGTTCATAAAATTCTTGTCGAATAAGAAACAATAA
- a CDS encoding glycosyltransferase family 4 protein translates to MATILTIIPYSFYPPVNGGALRCFYLLREMARYHTIYVLTTQDPEDFHHQGEPEFPDNVCIISTYGANKYHSIFNILPSRIADALNYRYIVRSVSATANETLLRSYSTLQKLLHEQSFDIIFYESLNALGLFGDIIRRKTPTAYHLYDAHNVDSRLWLQQAKAQKIKKLKAYAKDALSLEEKLYKKANAFFCCSEEDYRKLTFLNKNKIQGVVIPNGVDLAEKPLDERNDKHLSKQLIFCGSLDYLPNMEGLLWFYEKVYPMVKGKIPGVSLTIIGSNSQPNTFQNLMNDSSVDFVGRVRRVVPYYHRSAIAIAPLLSGSGTRLKILEAMSLGNPVVSTKVGAEGILYNNGEHLLIADSAEQFAEQIASLLSDSLKFNTMRTQAYELVKANYNWKMIGDLVNNYISKLAS, encoded by the coding sequence ATGGCTACTATCCTGACTATTATTCCATATTCATTTTACCCTCCTGTAAATGGTGGTGCACTACGCTGTTTCTATCTTCTCCGGGAAATGGCACGGTACCATACCATTTATGTACTTACCACCCAGGATCCTGAAGATTTTCACCATCAAGGGGAACCTGAATTCCCTGACAATGTGTGCATAATTAGTACGTATGGCGCAAATAAGTATCACTCTATTTTCAACATTCTACCGTCGAGGATCGCTGATGCGCTAAACTACAGGTACATAGTGAGATCTGTGTCCGCAACAGCCAATGAAACGCTTTTAAGGTCTTACTCAACCCTGCAGAAGCTGCTCCATGAACAATCATTTGATATTATTTTTTATGAAAGCTTGAACGCTCTGGGGCTCTTCGGAGATATTATCAGACGAAAAACTCCTACTGCTTACCATTTGTATGATGCCCACAATGTAGATTCTAGGTTATGGCTGCAGCAGGCTAAAGCGCAAAAAATTAAAAAGTTGAAAGCATATGCAAAGGATGCACTCTCTCTTGAAGAGAAGCTTTACAAGAAGGCAAATGCTTTTTTTTGTTGCAGTGAAGAAGATTATAGAAAACTAACTTTTTTGAATAAAAACAAAATACAAGGTGTTGTTATTCCGAATGGAGTAGACCTAGCCGAGAAACCTCTCGATGAGCGTAATGATAAACATTTGAGTAAGCAGCTCATTTTTTGTGGAAGCCTGGATTATCTACCAAATATGGAAGGTCTGCTTTGGTTTTACGAGAAAGTTTATCCTATGGTGAAAGGTAAAATTCCTGGTGTTAGCTTAACTATAATAGGGAGTAATTCTCAACCAAATACGTTTCAAAATTTGATGAATGACTCGTCTGTTGATTTTGTGGGTAGAGTAAGGCGTGTTGTGCCCTATTACCATCGATCTGCTATTGCTATTGCACCTTTACTAAGCGGGAGCGGTACCCGTCTTAAAATTTTGGAAGCCATGAGTTTAGGTAACCCGGTGGTATCTACTAAAGTGGGAGCAGAGGGCATTCTATATAATAATGGGGAGCATCTATTGATAGCAGATAGTGCGGAGCAGTTTGCAGAGCAAATTGCAAGTTTATTAAGCGACAGTTTGAAATTTAATACAATGAGAACTCAGGCATATGAATTGGTGAAAGCTAATTATAACTGGAAGATGATAGGGGATTTGGTTAATAACTATATTAGTAAATTAGCCAGTTAA
- a CDS encoding FkbM family methyltransferase produces the protein MNKRLINKLKYFITSLIREVQKEQNTQVDQIKTAGQYVLMKKLLTPAEMPTFGEVGFSVHSEFEEDGILLYIFSLIGTTNKRVVEICAGDGTQCMAANLILNHGWYGLLFDGDKGSVERGNTFFAKHQSTFAYPPRFVNAWLTKDNINELIAENGFFGEIDLLSLDIDGNDYYIMEAIDVVKPRVIICETHNIIPSDLSLTIPYKEDFYYRDGNQHVEFRSVSLLAMKKLLAKKGYRLVGGHRYGFNAVFILNGVGEDYFPEVSIESVHDNPYTKHRVETDWDKVKHLPWVQI, from the coding sequence ATGAATAAAAGATTAATTAACAAATTAAAATATTTTATTACCAGCTTAATAAGGGAGGTCCAGAAAGAACAAAATACACAAGTTGACCAAATTAAGACAGCAGGTCAATATGTGTTAATGAAAAAGCTTTTAACTCCAGCTGAGATGCCAACTTTCGGAGAGGTCGGATTTTCTGTTCATTCAGAGTTTGAAGAAGATGGTATTCTGCTCTACATTTTCTCTCTGATAGGAACAACAAATAAACGTGTTGTAGAAATTTGTGCTGGCGATGGAACACAATGTATGGCAGCCAACTTAATTTTGAATCATGGCTGGTACGGATTATTATTCGATGGTGATAAAGGTTCGGTAGAGAGGGGGAATACCTTCTTTGCAAAACACCAATCCACATTTGCTTATCCTCCCAGGTTTGTGAATGCATGGTTAACAAAAGATAACATAAATGAATTGATAGCCGAAAATGGTTTTTTTGGAGAAATTGACTTATTAAGCTTAGACATAGATGGGAATGACTATTATATAATGGAGGCAATAGATGTAGTAAAGCCTCGTGTTATAATATGTGAAACCCATAACATTATACCAAGCGACCTATCTTTAACTATTCCATACAAAGAAGATTTTTACTACAGAGATGGGAATCAGCATGTGGAATTCAGATCCGTTTCACTTTTAGCCATGAAAAAATTATTAGCTAAAAAAGGATACAGGCTTGTAGGAGGGCATCGGTACGGTTTTAATGCTGTTTTCATTTTAAATGGTGTCGGAGAAGACTATTTTCCCGAAGTGAGCATAGAATCTGTTCATGATAATCCTTATACTAAACATCGGGTAGAAACAGACTGGGATAAGGTTAAACATCTTCCTTGGGTACAGATCTGA
- a CDS encoding glycosyltransferase yields MINSVQRPLVSVLIPCYNVSEFVERAVYSILNQSYDHLEVWLIDDASTDKTLSILNKIEDKRINIVSFEENTKKIGAVNSVLKKVNGKFITFQDADDWSDPDRIAEQVSQFLLNPDLGICFTGYKYFGNSNAQPRQIALTDVDLKKEFLNFWKNRDIIVAPTVCSSMMITQEVLKSTGGYHEYFRGRVAEDIHWIYRILKNYPGITVNKPLYHYNIREGSFTQQQFTGKNAKQAYSWHLLSKIIHKDIYENIDLLMDVNKEELLKTELLACEEALTESILAARQLQENYERSMSFRIGKLLLKPIHLFYK; encoded by the coding sequence ATGATCAATTCGGTTCAAAGACCACTTGTTTCTGTTCTTATTCCCTGTTATAATGTTTCAGAGTTTGTTGAAAGAGCAGTTTATTCAATATTGAACCAGAGTTATGACCATTTGGAAGTTTGGTTAATTGATGATGCCTCAACAGATAAAACCCTTTCAATTTTAAATAAAATTGAAGACAAAAGAATAAACATTGTTAGTTTTGAAGAAAATACCAAAAAAATTGGGGCAGTAAATAGTGTTCTTAAAAAGGTAAACGGTAAGTTTATTACATTTCAAGATGCAGATGATTGGTCTGACCCTGATCGCATAGCAGAACAAGTAAGTCAGTTTTTGTTAAATCCAGATTTAGGAATTTGTTTTACAGGCTATAAATATTTTGGAAATTCCAATGCTCAGCCTAGACAGATTGCTCTTACTGATGTTGACTTAAAGAAAGAATTCTTGAACTTTTGGAAGAATAGGGATATAATAGTAGCACCAACTGTTTGTTCCTCGATGATGATAACGCAAGAGGTTTTAAAGAGCACCGGGGGATACCATGAATATTTCAGGGGCAGAGTTGCTGAAGATATTCACTGGATTTATCGAATTCTTAAAAACTACCCAGGCATTACTGTAAATAAACCTTTGTATCATTACAATATTAGAGAAGGGTCTTTTACGCAACAACAATTCACTGGTAAAAATGCAAAGCAGGCTTATTCCTGGCATTTGCTTTCTAAAATAATTCATAAGGATATTTATGAGAACATTGATCTGTTAATGGATGTAAATAAAGAGGAGCTTCTTAAAACTGAATTATTAGCTTGTGAAGAAGCACTTACTGAAAGTATTTTAGCCGCTCGGCAGCTACAAGAAAATTATGAGAGAAGTATGAGTTTCAGAATAGGAAAATTGCTTCTTAAACCTATACACTTATTTTATAAGTAA
- a CDS encoding glycosyltransferase family 2 protein, whose translation MSKDTSIAPPLNIGSNILETEKWPWSFTKQTVNYDTTIIWPKISIVTPSFNQGKFIEETIRSVLAQNYPNLEYIIIDGGSSDETVDIIKKFEPWISYWISEPDRGQSHAINKGLERCTGEIFNWLNSDDWLEPNALYEVAKTFIDNPSSKVVSGFENHIYATGEVSLHEGTMVQKTLSETIEMIHITQPSTFFRLSDLKHIGTISEDLHYLMDGEMWVKFLLIHGQKDFYKIKKTLVNFRLHEQSKTSMFLYNKFLLERNSLIINLQQFIGIPDTITDFWLKHVFNANEVIHFNRNWVFNTEHISPKQLRLYFINKYINLQFHAKAYEKAKWGIKLLIKNKSLDLFLIKSLLKLIVKKR comes from the coding sequence ATGTCTAAGGATACATCAATTGCCCCTCCCCTTAATATTGGCAGTAATATATTGGAAACAGAAAAATGGCCGTGGTCATTTACCAAACAAACTGTAAATTATGATACTACAATTATTTGGCCCAAGATTTCTATAGTTACCCCTTCTTTTAACCAAGGAAAGTTCATTGAAGAGACAATTAGATCTGTATTAGCCCAGAACTATCCTAACCTGGAGTATATCATTATAGATGGTGGAAGCTCTGATGAGACAGTAGATATTATTAAAAAATTTGAACCTTGGATTTCTTATTGGATTAGTGAGCCAGACAGGGGCCAAAGCCACGCCATCAATAAAGGATTGGAAAGATGTACTGGAGAGATATTTAACTGGCTAAATAGTGATGATTGGTTGGAACCGAATGCCTTATATGAAGTGGCTAAAACCTTTATCGATAATCCTTCTTCAAAAGTTGTTTCAGGATTTGAGAACCACATTTATGCTACTGGTGAAGTTTCTTTACATGAAGGCACCATGGTTCAAAAGACACTTTCTGAAACTATAGAGATGATTCATATAACTCAACCATCTACTTTTTTCCGATTAAGTGATCTTAAACATATTGGAACCATATCAGAAGATCTACATTATCTAATGGACGGGGAAATGTGGGTGAAGTTCCTGCTGATACATGGGCAAAAAGATTTTTATAAGATAAAAAAAACACTGGTTAATTTTAGACTTCATGAGCAGTCTAAAACGTCTATGTTCCTTTACAATAAGTTTTTGCTGGAAAGGAACAGCCTTATTATAAACCTTCAGCAGTTTATTGGTATCCCTGACACAATAACAGATTTTTGGCTAAAGCATGTATTTAATGCTAATGAAGTGATTCATTTTAATAGAAACTGGGTTTTTAATACTGAACATATTTCTCCCAAACAGCTTCGGCTATATTTCATAAATAAATATATTAACCTTCAATTTCATGCAAAAGCCTACGAAAAAGCGAAATGGGGTATTAAGCTTTTGATTAAGAATAAATCGTTGGACTTATTCTTAATCAAAAGCTTACTTAAATTAATAGTTAAAAAAAGATGA